A stretch of DNA from Ciona intestinalis chromosome 8, KH, whole genome shotgun sequence:
AGatttttagcaacaaaatcaattttacCGAAACAGTTTTTGTAGCATAAGGTCCGATTATaatttcccccactctacttaTGAACCTCACACACAGCCATACACCAGGGTAGCATTGATAAGATGATTGGTGTTCCTTTATTCCATCCAAATAGGtatttaatcttgttttaaattcgGCTAACCCACGCAGGTGTCCGGATAAATGGTGGAACAAGAGACGCGAGAATACAAGTTGAGCCATCTAAAGGGAACTTTGGTTATTTTAATCTTCAGATCTGTacacaatttaaattaaggtGAGTTTTTATACGCTGTTAGTGCCAGGCATATTACTAAGTCAATACAGTTTCTATGGCagtttataacataaataaaacttttcttaCAAAGTAATAAATCACTAGAGGAACTATATTATTGGGTAAAGTGggtaaattttaattgaatatttatGCAGGgcgtaaaaaatattttgaaagaaTATCGTTATGTATATaccataaaatatttcaatattgcttttaatttataaaaacataaatttgtgtttatatataattgtttatttgtaaaaatgcgAACTACGATAGCACGACCCTTAGTTACAATAACAAAGATTTAACTCTGACCTTAAGTAATTTCACTTCTGCAGCTCGGAGAAAAGCTTGCTTTAAAATATCTGTTCTTAACCAATATAGAGCACTCTCAGCGAGGAAGAATAAAGTTGGAATGTTTTCTTCATGTAAGGGAGCTTGGTCCAATGTGGTGCATAGAATGTCAAAGCAGTCtgggagtaaaaaaaatgttttatatgtaattttaaaaaaatgttttatatgtaATTTGCTGTATAACTTAAACTTAAGCAAGGGTTTTATACAATATCACTTTAATAGTACTCAAACACCATAGTAATAAGCAGTAGAGGTTAATGGTTTCTGTAAACGACATGTGTTTCATTGGCCAATAAAGCGTACTTTTCAGGCGTACTTTTTTCTACAGGCCGTACTTTTTTCTACAGGCCGTACTTTTTTCTACAGGCCCAATATAGCATACTTTTCaggtgttttttattgttggtttttaaacttattacaTTGTGTTGATGCATACCTTCTTGTAGTTTCCCTTTACACTGAGCAAGtatggccaactctgaccaAGCTAATGGTAAATCAACATGGTCACCTTCACCATAAGTTGAATAACCACACCGTCTCTGTTGTCATAAAAAGCATTGTTAagatacagtaggttgggagaagatggaacacctttttattgtattttctcttCAATTTTGGTGGTAAtgaaagaatattcaaagaaatataaaatcgtatcttaaCAGCTCctatagagcgttgttaattgcttaaaacacaatcaggatatttggctattatgtgctaaagatgtctcatctttcccaccctactataaaagaACACTTTAtaagtttacaaataaaatcattttataagtttacaaataaaaacattgctGGTGCCCCACTTTTCTGAAtcaatgttatataatatatctaaaAAATTTTTCTTTAGCTTTTACCACAGTAGCAATGCAGAACCATTTTCAATTTGAAGGCGGACAATAAAATGACCACATCCTTATGGGAATGATGGCTACAATAAAACCTATGTTAATTCATATGTTAGTGGATTAATTTGGGAGAAATAGAGCAGAACTAGCTAGTAGGAACAGtcaaaaaatctaaaacaatttatgtttAGCATATTTTTTCGATGACACAGTGAACAATATGTAACTCCCAACAGTAAGCATTGATCTTCAAACCTTAGATCTTTGGATCATTTTATCCGCTCTATCTCTGAGGTGTTCTTTCTCTTGTATCCCAGAAGCATTATATTTGTGAACGAATTGTTCGGAAACTTCAAGGGGGTTTGTGTAACTTTGTCGCTTGTCTGATTCTTGTGGTTCATTGTAAGATTGTCGAATCAAGCGTTGCTGAAGCTCTAATCTTTGGCtgtgaaacaattttttggcactagtgaagaatccttcggtacatagcagaataggctggtggaaagtgttagaggttggtggttagggattgatggttagggggtttgTGGTTATAGAGGTTAGGGGTTAAtagttataggggttagtagttatggttagcaaataaggtgggggagattcttcactagcaccaaattTGTTGTGAGTTTTATTGCAGTGTATATATAAGAGATACCGCAACTAGTGTAAGTTATAAAATGGCTTGTTAATGATttaggataaaaaaaacaaatcctATTTTTGAATTATAACTATAGAATGTACCGGTTTTTCATACtaattgtattaatattttctaaacgTTTTTCTCAGTAATTTACCTGTGAGAAATTATTCCAAATTTATGCACAACtggaacttttaaaattggCATTTTGGCAGCTGTAATTACTTAAAAATACGAACACATTATAAAACCAACATTCTATATTaataaagataatttttttcaataaaaatatcgGAAAATTCAGACTTTAgagtaaaacttatttttccttgAAACGGCTTCGGGGTCCATAGTTACAAAAATTTCTGACTTTCAGTGTTGCACGATTTCAATTTATTGTTTCAGAGCAATTGTAATAAACATTCTACAACGTCATTTGTCGGTGTGTATATTTTACaacgtgatttaaacaaagtttttaacttttaaaaatataaaacctgtcTTTTTTTATGCAAACTATTTACATTCTGGTCACAATTTCAAAATCACTCGTATGTGAAGTTTCGATCACgtgttaatgtttttattttacgcaTGAGTGCGACCGGGGTGTTAATCCCGATTTCCATTTTGTTGcgcatttaaacatttaacacgGCAATTATCATGTATAAAATAGCTCGTTCGCTTTTAAACCTACCTGTGAAGTCTCAGGCTGTGAAGGCAGCGCTATCTTACGTACAAGGTCAATCGCCGAAACGCAACACGCGAGAATATTTTTACTATATTGACCATCAAGGCCAATTGTTTATGGACGatgcaaaagttaaaaattttatttcatgctTTAAAGAAAAAGATTTTCTTGCATTTTTCTTCAGCCGTATTCGTCTGAATAGGACAGGACGTTACGAAGACGACTTTCCGTATTTTTCACCGTGTGGAAGAGAGAAGAATTACATTAGGTAAGCATTGTCGccttttataattatatagacattgtataattaaaataccataatttttacatatttcCACAGTTTTAGTTTATACCATACACTGCTAAAGCTGTCATTATCAGTATATGTGTTGTAATAATTCTATAATGTTCCAAAATACATCTCAAAACACACCTCTTATACCCATAGCTTATACAACCCACTGATGTACAGAGTAATTACTCTATTGaagttatattatatgttttacagGTGTGACGATCTTCCTATTGTATTTACTCATATTCTAAAACAAGATTCTGAATCTGATGATAAAGATTTCCTTTCATACGGATATGCAGGGGACAAACTAACTTTTCCTTTCCAACCTGAACACCTGTGTATGCTGCCTGACACTGGCCGGGTATATCATCCAGCCCCAGATAAAACTGGTGGGGTTGGATTAGTAAAATCAAAACTTGCAATAGAAATAAGTCAGTATTTTGGATATAACAAACCATCTGATACAAGTATATTGCAACCCCCTGACTTTTTTACTTGGGGTGGAAAAACTTATCTTTTGAGCaaccaaatttttaacaaagtattaaaaaaggAATCATAGCTTTATTACAATGTCTTCTAGTAGTCTTCAACTTACAGGTACACTATGCATGTTGTATTTTCTACAAGGCATACCATACGGTGTGCAAGCAAAAGCTTTGCCATTGTATTACCATAATGTGTTAGGTTACACAATTATGTCAGTAACAAagctttatttattaatgACACCTTGGATATTTTTGAAACCAATTGCTGGTTATTTCATTAAATCCCAAAAAGATGCAAAATCTGCAATTTTGGTTGGGTTGGTTGTGAATTTTGTTGTAAactctttattattttttccaagtCCAAAATCGTATTGGGGAAACATATTTGTCTTGTTTGCtcttttttttgtcaattGTTTAGTTGTATTAATAGATGCCGCAACAGATTTGTTAGCAATATCATCTGCCAACTCCACTAATGATATAAAGCATCTAAGTGTAGCCAATCTTATTCAAATTGTATCTTACAAATGTGGGGCAATTTTTGGTGGCTCAACGCTGGTAATTCTTGGCTTTAATAATCTACATTCAATGTTTCTTATCGTGGGAATAATTTATCTATTTGCAGCTCTAACATTTAGGATATTCTATAGCTCTGAGACCCATAATAGCCCACACATAGAGAGCACTGAACCAAATACAACATCTTCTATTTACAAGCTAATTAGTACTTTATCCGTACAAGGAACTACCCCAttgcttgtttttgttttcatttacaaATTTGGTGAAATAGCTTCAGGATCCCTGTACCCGATTCTGCTGACTCAGCAAAAATTAAGTTCCGAAAATGTCACATTCCTGACAAGCATTATAAGCGAAGTATTGTCACTATTAGGTTCATTTTCGGGGGGATTTTTCTGGTCAGCGGTTAAACCTGTTTCTCCTATTCAAAtgttagtaaaatatttattatctcTAAGTGTCTTACGAGTAATACCTTTAGCTCTACAAGTTGTGTCTATTAACTACAGTGCAAACTTATTTCCTATGGCAATATTATCCACAAGCATGTTGTCTTACTTTGGTGGATGTGTGAGCACGCTAACATTTACATTAATGATGTCGGTGTCATGCAAGGCACCTGATAATCTTAAAGGTTTTCATTATAGTATTGTGTCTGCATTTGAAGTTTgtggaaaactattttttgctTCATTTGCTGGTACTATGTTTAACTGTTTTGGGTTAAATAAGTcatatttcttgttttgtgCATTTACATTTATAGCATCAtccgttttgtttgtttcacgAAATAAGTTCATTTTGAAACCTAAAGAGCAATAATAAACTTCATATAAATGTTTCTTCATTGAATGGCTTTGGTTGGTCAACTTGCTTGTATAaagttatgtatatatatgtatatctgatttgtatataatattttagatTAATGGCTAATACTGACCTAATATAACATCATACTGATACTGATTTCTTGATACTGAGTGCATGCTTCATTTTTCTCTCTGTTACTTAActctaattgtttaaattaagcGATTTtctggaaaatttaaacataacaatttgaaggtaagaaataaaaaggtaaagttataaaactgtacctCAACTCAACAATTCATtagtgtaaaataatttattcatcATTTGGATCAGTTTTCGGAGCTGACAACAAAAATGGAGTTTCTTCCTGGAACATAACAGTACAGAGGGATAAATTCTTATTATCTTCTAATAGCCCACGGACCCATGTCCTCAGTGCAGCGTGTGAGGTATAGTCAGTACATGCAATGGCATACACGGGTCCTTCTACTTTTTCAGTGTCTTTTTCAACTTGGGCAATTTCTTTTATGCGGGTCTCAGTATAACCAAGGCCATCCTCCAACTCTACCCTTGGAAAAAATTCTTCATCAGGAAAGATATAATTTTTACCTTCAACATAAGATTTATTGGTTTCCCAATCTGTTCCGTAAAATTCCTGCCACCATTCTTTACTGGTTAACATTGTagtttttacttcttttttcGCAGGTATTAATTCTTTTGGGTCTGAGCGCATGACATAATATtgtaactgtttgtttttaacataaacagtATTAGGACCTTGTATAAAAACTGGAGAATCTGGGTCATGTTTTGCAAGCATTGACTGTTGTTCAGGTGTTTGAATGCTAACCACTGAGTCCAGTTGGtctgtgtttaatatttcatcaCATTCAGATTGTAAAACTTCAAAATTTCGGAATTTTGCATCTAAACCAGGGCTCATTTGCCGCAACCCATGAAATGCAATTTCAGTTGGCGATAACTCTTTAAAATCTGATACAGAAATTGGGTGTTTCTGAAAAGCAATAATTCGTGGATACCAAAATAAGCATTGTCTCACAGCTAACATGGCTGGACTAAACTTTCCGAATATTTCCAATGCTTTATTGAACAGTTTATCATTAGGAATAGCACCGTGTTGGCTTATTTGACTCACAAGGTTTTCAGCAATCGAGTGATCTGCAATCTTGTCTTGAAATGCAGAATAGAACCAATGGCTTCTATGTATTCCCGTATGTTTACCGTCAGGAAAACAGTCCAATAACCGAACGTATGCTCTTATGTCAGATTCGACATTAAACTTTGGCATAGCGTGCATTGCAGCTTGAATAAACTCTCTGTGACCCCGACGAGCCAAACCAGCTTCGCTAATCCAAATGTCGACCAATTTATAGAAGGTTCGCTTGTTTAGATCTATGTCGTAATAATCTACATCGTCAACGATGTTTAGAGAACTCTTAGCTTTGTTTATGTAATAATTAATCATCTGTTCTTCTTCGCAATCGTCGATCTCCTTTCTAGTAATTTCCTTCCTggggtttttaaaattaatttccaCATTTTTCGTCTTTACTAAACTTTTAGAGTAGTCAGGACAGTGTATGTGTAGTAACTTCATAGGAACCGCGCCGTTTTGTGATTTAGGCCCATGTCTTTTAACTGCCTGTTTGCCAAAACGGGTAACAAATTTTGCCTGACGGTGTAAAACATTACTAATATTCATGAttcattttaactgtttagCGTTGTAAAACTTTATACTTAGGCATGACTTTTCTGAAATGAGCgacttcttttttttttgtcgGTTCTCtcaaataatctttttttcttgTGGTAAACCAAATCGTTCTGATATGAGAGAATATGCCCATATGACTATATACACAAGGGTAGGGCTTTTTATAACTTATTCCTTTGgtagattttttcatttatgcCCTTACAGTATTTATTTCGACATAATTCTGCACAAACACTCTTTTGTGCGATGAAAACACCGCAGACAACGCGAAAAAAACATCGGTCTTCTGGTTTCgcctaatgacgtcattataggATCACAAATAAGATTTTCGATTGCGTCATGACGTTTAGTTTCGGTGTGTAGCCAAGGCTGTGATATAAAGTCCCATATGTCATGCATGGCCCATCTGGTGTTTGGATTTACACTGAAAAGGCCAGTCACAGCATTACGCCACAGTTCCGTGAAATTTGCATTAATGCTTCTTGGTGCAATCGAAAAATGGCCGTCTTTCCACAATTGAAAGTCTTTATAGAGAACATCACCGTTTAAAGGTTTATTCCAAGGCTCCCTTCCGCCGAGTAGTGTTAGTATTAAAACACCCACTGACCATACATCAGCTGAAACATCGGCTTTGTAGCACCGCTTACTGCTTTCGCAACTGTTACCAAAAACCTGTCCTACCACGACAGTTTCAGTACCAGATAATACATTTTTTCGAATCGTTCTCTCTGGGGATGTATACGAGTTGCAGTTCAAAGAgtgaagtgacgtcacatgtgCTCCAATATTTTTAGTTGAACCGAAATCACAAAGTTTTAGGTGAAAACGTTGTtgattgtaaattaaaatgttcTCAGGTTTGAGGTCCAAGTAGACCAGATTTTGTTTGTGTAAGTAACGGAGTACGCTGCAAATCTagaaaaaaaggatttttaacatttcatgTTCTTTGTCAAACATATAGTTGTCTTAGATCACCTGGGCGACACACGACTTTGTGAGTCTTTCCGACATCGGGTTTGACTTCTTAATCATTTGAGATAAATCACCATGAGCACAATACTCGACACCGAACCCAAACTCGTCCTCGAACGAATATACGAACTGTTCAAACAGCCTAGCTACGCATGGATGTTTAGATGCCACTTTGTGAGCTTCAATCTCCGCTAAGTAACTATTTCGAGACTGCTTCTTTTTCCAGATTCTTTTTAACGCGAAGGACTTCTCTGTGCAACACTTAATATTGGCCtggataaaaaatataacatggtATGTTTATGCACTGTAATGTCAACGTAGAGttacatggatgtcttctcaAAACAATAGCCAATAAAGCACGCAATGCATTGAGGTTATAGGTATTGAGAAAACCATGCATCTTACCtgtaaactgtattttctcaACCTCGGCATGGATAAACTTCCTTCCTCTGTCTTTTTTTGATCCATGTCGCATCCCACCAACTGCATTAGAGCAACTTTACCGAATTTTCCTCTTCCAAGCAGCTGCATCTTCTCATAGAAGATCAAATTTGCATCAGGATCTTGATCTTCTTTATCTTTTTGGGACAAAACTGTTCCCGACTCTTCGTTAAAATCCATTTACATTTGTTAACCTCTAATCCCAAACGTTGTAGATGTAAATGAATGTGAATATAATTTGCCTCGCGTGGCGGTtaaacgacagttgttgtaCAAAACACTGGTGTTTAATTTCAGACACCTCGTGTTGCCGTgttgcttacaaattaccacgtaaatattttataacttggCGCTGATTCGCTGTCAAAAGAGACGTAAATTTATTAGCACTAACATATTGACATTAAACTATCCTTTTCCATAAGGCTAGAATTTGTCAGGTTATGGCCTCGCCGTATATGCTGTTAGTTTACTATACTTATTACCGTTTGTATACTTTTATTTGCCTACTAGTAAACTGAATATAAGAACGTTAATCTAATGGTTTAAACCTTTTATTACTgcacagtaaaaaataaaacgtttattaTTACCTCCCAAgacattgtaaaataaaccaatacGAACCCCCAGTCCAATAACCTAACCGCAGGCTCTTAAGCTTCTGAAATACTTGATTGAAAACAGAtcaattgatttttattatgaTTAGCTTAATGGACCAAACATCTCAGCAATATAGGTAACCCTTCAACGCGGTTAAGATTACTAGATTAAATTGTATTGATTacaaatcatatttaaatattccagGCTTACTCGGTTAATCCTAAGTATCatattaaattagttttacacaatttagagtcccgcatatttttttgtggtgaacattttttcttttacataCATTTTGTCGGGCATTATTTAGCATGGTGTATAGTTACAGTGTATACTGTATAGACTACAATTGTATAGCCACGCAAAGATTTACAGCGTTCTCGATTTTCAATACTTTAGGTTTGCGCATTTCTATTAGCTCACACTATGGTTGAATCATATAGATACCTTAATATACCTTATAAAATGTAGCCTATCTATGGTTGAACAGAACAGGCGTACATTTAATTGCGTTCaagcaaaaattaaacaaaacgtgGACTTTGGACACACTAATGTTTGCTATGTACACATGACATCAATAAGCATACGTCGGTCCTACTATAAAATACAACACTAGCGTCGACAAAAGTCACTTCACTTTTATAACAGCGAAGATGGCTGACTCCCAGTTAGGCAAGTTCCAGTTTAAACGACTTTCGTTACAAAATCTAATAGAAATTCAAGACTTTATTGTGGCTTATTACTCACCAAATGAAGAGATACGAAAAGTCATGAAGGTGTCGATAGAAGAAGTTATTCCTGCAGATAAATATCGCACCAAAAAACTTTTGGAACAAAATTTATCAATTGGTGCTTTCGATTCGGGTAAATTAATAGGAGTTATACTAAATATGATTGTggataaaacaacagaaaaaacGGCCACCGAAAAAGACCTGGAACAAAGATATTTAGCTGCTAAATATCCATGGGCTGCACCGATATTGAGGCTGGTAGCTGAAATTAAAGGAGACCCATTGAAAGAGCTTGCTGCTAACAAACTGTTTAATATGAATATGATCACTGTACATACTAGTTACACAAAACGTGGACTGGCATCTGAGTTAATGCGAAGAGCTGAATCATTGGCGATAAGTCAGAAATGTGATTGTATTGTCACAATGCCTTCATCGGGGTATACTTTAAAAGCAGTGAAAAACTTGGTATGATCGTACACAAAAGTATAGATATTACCACTTATGTCGATAAAGTTACTGATACTAGGCCGTTCAAGAACAAATCCCCGCCACATAACATATTCGCTTTGTGCTATAAAACACTGTAATCTATATAGTTACGGACCAAcggtagtcgttataacacgggtgtactgtttcatatacaACCGCGTTATCACACATGTTACTTTAAAGGGGATTTACTTTGCATTGTTTAAATCTGGCGCTATATAACTAACTAATTTCATAGTAATTTTccagtaaatattattttgaaaccaGCATTGCTACATTAGACATATGAATTATAACTTGTCCGCTATGTAACCAGAGTTATATATTACAAAGGTCATCACCCCGTCATACAACATACCAGCATCTATAAATATTCatcattgaaaaaaaaacatgggcAAAACATGATTATGTAACTTTACTCTATGCTCGCGTACAGTggccgaaaacgacagtcgttatgacacgggcgttctgttttatgcTCCGCGTAACAGCTAACGAGTAATTTGGCAACCCGTTGGCGGACCCCGGGTTGAAGCAaaatgcccacaatggtagcagcaaaggcccttgaacctattacctctgggtggAGGAAGACAGAAGTCACatgacacatttagcacataatatccaaatatcctgatcgtgttgtGAAAACTAAaaacggtatatggaagttgtaaggataaggttttataattctttgaatgttatttgtttactatcaaataggacaagaaaacatAACGAAtcggtgtcctatcttaccccaccctactaacaCACGACATTAGCAAACAAACGTAGGTGACTAATGCAACATTAGCgccggtgtcgtgatatattcgttccgattgatatatttgtaccgggcgctactgcgcatgcgccgaAATG
This window harbors:
- the LOC100175950 gene encoding UPF0598 protein CG30010 isoform X2, with product MYKIARSLLNLPVKSQAVKAALSYVQGQSPKRNTREYFYYIDHQGQLFMDDAKVKNFISCFKEKDFLAFFFSRIRLNRTGRYEDDFPYFSPCGREKNYIRCDDLPIVFTHILKQDSESDDKDFLSYGYAGDKLTFPFQPEHLCMLPDTGRVYHPAPDKTGGVGLVKSKLAIEISQYFGYNKPSDTSILQPPDFFTWGGKTYLLSNQIFNKVLKKES
- the LOC100175950 gene encoding major facilitator superfamily domain-containing protein 3 isoform X1; translation: MSSSSLQLTGTLCMLYFLQGIPYGVQAKALPLYYHNVLGYTIMSVTKLYLLMTPWIFLKPIAGYFIKSQKDAKSAILVGLVVNFVVNSLLFFPSPKSYWGNIFVLFALFFVNCLVVLIDAATDLLAISSANSTNDIKHLSVANLIQIVSYKCGAIFGGSTLVILGFNNLHSMFLIVGIIYLFAALTFRIFYSSETHNSPHIESTEPNTTSSIYKLISTLSVQGTTPLLVFVFIYKFGEIASGSLYPILLTQQKLSSENVTFLTSIISEVLSLLGSFSGGFFWSAVKPVSPIQMLVKYLLSLSVLRVIPLALQVVSINYSANLFPMAILSTSMLSYFGGCVSTLTFTLMMSVSCKAPDNLKGFHYSIVSAFEVCGKLFFASFAGTMFNCFGLNKSYFLFCAFTFIASSVLFVSRNKFILKPKEQ
- the LOC100178260 gene encoding evolutionarily conserved signaling intermediate in Toll pathway, mitochondrial yields the protein MNISNVLHRQAKFVTRFGKQAVKRHGPKSQNGAVPMKLLHIHCPDYSKSLVKTKNVEINFKNPRKEITRKEIDDCEEEQMINYYINKAKSSLNIVDDVDYYDIDLNKRTFYKLVDIWISEAGLARRGHREFIQAAMHAMPKFNVESDIRAYVRLLDCFPDGKHTGIHRSHWFYSAFQDKIADHSIAENLVSQISQHGAIPNDKLFNKALEIFGKFSPAMLAVRQCLFWYPRIIAFQKHPISVSDFKELSPTEIAFHGLRQMSPGLDAKFRNFEVLQSECDEILNTDQLDSVVSIQTPEQQSMLAKHDPDSPVFIQGPNTVYVKNKQLQYYVMRSDPKELIPAKKEVKTTMLTSKEWWQEFYGTDWETNKSYVEGKNYIFPDEEFFPRVELEDGLGYTETRIKEIAQVEKDTEKVEGPVYAIACTDYTSHAALRTWVRGLLEDNKNLSLCTVMFQEETPFLLSAPKTDPNDE
- the LOC113474415 gene encoding serine/threonine-protein kinase SBK1-like, translated to MTFRISSFESGTVLSQKDKEDQDPDANLIFYEKMQLLGRGKFGKVALMQLVGCDMDQKKTEEGSLSMPRLRKYSLQANIKCCTEKSFALKRIWKKKQSRNSYLAEIEAHKVASKHPCVARLFEQFVYSFEDEFGFGVEYCAHGDLSQMIKKSNPMSERLTKSCVAQICSVLRYLHKQNLVYLDLKPENILIYNQQRFHLKLCDFGSTKNIGAHVTSLHSLNCNSYTSPERTIRKNVLSGTETVVVGQVFGNSCESSKRCYKADVSADVWSVGVLILTLLGGREPWNKPLNGDVLYKDFQLWKDGHFSIAPRSINANFTELWRNAVTGLFSVNPNTRWAMHDIWDFISQPWLHTETKRHDAIENLICDPIMTSLGETRRPMFFSRCLRCFHRTKECLCRIMSK